Proteins co-encoded in one Capsicum annuum cultivar UCD-10X-F1 chromosome 9, UCD10Xv1.1, whole genome shotgun sequence genomic window:
- the LOC124887133 gene encoding uncharacterized protein LOC124887133, translating to MVELWNSGSSYSIIVYRMYGSFIYYFSEFGACVRVYAYLRKVNVVNGTHLYNMYDGVFLSVIAQDTKYHIFPIIFCVVDKQNDACWTFFFEKLKTIVEYEPNLYVIFDRNIRIPNAFSRIYNCVHHGLCMRHLAKIFRVNQHCGEHLYLFYATAKAYSLNEFSYNFTELKNKCPEVAHVLENVLDFEKWSKAHFLGNRYDVMTINITESLNLVLTDEQKYPVSYEWHAFVGNSNNKFVPCAEKILRDNKSARDSLYVTNANGNLDQLIMFGNGVTSKVNLLERSCSCRKYYLVKLSYEHAMAALQVKYGDG from the exons ATGGTGGAGTTATGGAATTCTGGTTCTTCTTACTCAATCATTGTTTACAGAATGTATGGATCGTTCATTTACTACTTTTCAGAATTTGGAGCTTGCGTACGGGTATATGCTTACCTGAGAAAGGTAAATGTTGTTAATGGCACACATTTGTATAACATGTACGACGGTGTATTTTTGAGTGTCATTGCACAGGACACTAAATATCATATCTTTCCAATTATCTTTTGTGTTGTGGATAAACAGAACGATGCTTGTTGGACCTTCTTCTTTGAGAAGTTAAAGACTATAGTAGAATATGAACCAAATCTATATGTCATCTTCGATAGAAACATTAGAATTCCCAATGCCTTCTCCCGTATTTACAATTGTGTGCATcatggactttgcatgaggcaccttgCTAAAATTTTTCGAGTAAATCAACATTGTGGAGAGCATCTTTATTTGTTCTACGCCACAGCAAAGGCTTATTCTCTTAATGAATTTAGCTATAATTTTACGGAATTGAAGAATAAATGCCCTGAGGTagcacatgtccttgaaaatgtacttgattttgagaagtGGAGTAAAGCACATTTTTTGGGCAATAGGTACGATGTGATGACCATAAATATCACCGAGTCTCTCAACTTGGTGTTGACGGATGAACAGAAGTACCCCGTGTCATAc GAATGGCATGCATTTGTCGGCAATTCAAACAACAAATTTGTGCCTTGTGCGGAAAAGATCCTCAGAGATAATAAGAGTGCACGTGATTCATTATATGTGACTAATGCAAATGGAAATCTCGACCAACTCATCATGTTCGGAAACGGTGTCACttccaaggtcaatctcttggagaggagttGTTCCTGTAGGAAATATTACTTGGTGAAACTGTCGTACGAACATGCGATGGCTGCTTTGCAAGTAAAGTATGGCGATGGCTAA